The following coding sequences are from one Streptomyces sp. NBC_01232 window:
- a CDS encoding MFS transporter, producing MPPKHAAVLRPPTGRHVRTPDFGPVRGVYVPRTADAGAFAMSTYGIPLLVLAVTDSATLTGLAFMLEWVPRLGAFALAGAAVDRFGSTRVLRIASVLRAAVVLAAAAVLPSVGEGSSAVITVMTLAATTGVLTEFSYIAAETAGGAASRDAGGHAHRVQAVLLGIDQGATLAGPALAGVLLQYSGATGMLLIIAACSLLGAALAPRQRPVWPQEAPVPVAQGLKIGWRTLRSLPALGWLCVGLVLSNCAIGLVQAAGPVLVIKQLGGTSSQVGLVWSAAAIASLAMVTLARFAIDRAGLWPVGAAAASLASLACLALAAADTYTVFLVLVALLMAGEAGMTVVLRTLRAHLVPAEVFGSTLSLIILLLLAPFPLAGALVALTPPDLLGHAITACAVLQAVGLAVAFAKLRTHPATRRPLPA from the coding sequence ATGCCCCCCAAGCACGCTGCCGTCCTGCGGCCACCCACCGGCCGACATGTCCGCACTCCCGACTTCGGACCCGTACGCGGCGTCTACGTCCCGCGCACTGCCGATGCCGGTGCCTTCGCCATGAGCACGTACGGCATCCCGCTGCTCGTCCTGGCCGTCACCGACTCGGCCACCCTGACCGGCTTGGCCTTCATGCTCGAATGGGTTCCCCGCCTTGGGGCGTTCGCCCTCGCGGGCGCCGCCGTGGACCGGTTCGGCAGCACACGGGTCCTTCGCATCGCCTCGGTCCTGCGCGCGGCGGTCGTCCTCGCCGCAGCCGCCGTCCTGCCCTCCGTGGGCGAGGGATCGAGCGCCGTGATCACAGTCATGACACTGGCCGCCACGACAGGCGTCCTCACCGAGTTCTCCTACATCGCGGCCGAGACCGCGGGCGGCGCCGCGAGCCGGGACGCCGGAGGCCATGCACACCGCGTCCAGGCCGTCCTGCTGGGCATCGACCAGGGCGCCACCCTTGCCGGCCCGGCCCTGGCCGGCGTGCTACTCCAGTACAGCGGCGCCACCGGCATGCTCCTGATCATCGCCGCCTGCTCCCTGCTCGGCGCGGCCCTGGCCCCCCGTCAGCGTCCCGTCTGGCCCCAAGAGGCCCCGGTCCCCGTCGCCCAGGGCCTCAAGATCGGATGGCGGACCCTGCGGTCGCTCCCCGCCCTGGGGTGGTTGTGCGTCGGGCTGGTGCTGTCCAACTGCGCGATCGGCCTCGTGCAGGCCGCCGGCCCCGTCCTGGTCATCAAGCAACTCGGTGGCACGAGCAGCCAGGTCGGCCTCGTCTGGTCGGCCGCCGCCATCGCCTCCCTGGCCATGGTCACCCTCGCCCGCTTCGCGATCGACCGCGCCGGCCTGTGGCCGGTCGGAGCTGCCGCAGCCTCCCTCGCCTCCCTGGCCTGCCTGGCTCTGGCAGCCGCTGACACCTACACCGTCTTCCTGGTCCTGGTGGCGTTGCTGATGGCCGGCGAAGCGGGCATGACCGTGGTGCTGCGCACCCTGCGCGCCCACCTCGTCCCGGCCGAGGTGTTCGGCAGCACCCTCTCGCTGATCATCCTGCTGCTCCTCGCGCCGTTCCCCCTCGCCGGAGCCCTGGTCGCGCTCACACCACCGGACCTGCTCGGCCACGCCATCACCGCCTGCGCCGTCCTGCAGGCCGTCGGGCTGGCCGTGGCCTTCGCGAAACTCCGCACCCATCCGGCCACCCGCCGCCCGCTCCCCGCCTGA
- a CDS encoding winged helix-turn-helix transcriptional regulator, with protein sequence MAAAHLPSNDLPRVAEALEMITPRWSVWVLMTLASQPGPLRYTKLKEHLPWLGDGQLHPRLRALSDAGLVERTAQTRLHVTYGLTARGRELMPSLTALAGWGDGHLEKNLVLNPVTGRTEPERIPAAQNAEDTLAVIGHRHATVLLWTLKARGTSTMAALSAEAMPDHSPSAIYPPIRRLIDDGLVAVTRDDAASLQLTAPGQALAPIYLALSTWATARPLPEAQAHPVWGAPRIPAATRSGQWAAHQARKTSPAVAVAQPPAPAPATGWRPVDLFSAPTSGPSR encoded by the coding sequence TTGGCTGCTGCCCACCTGCCTTCCAACGACCTGCCCCGCGTTGCCGAAGCGCTGGAGATGATCACGCCGCGCTGGAGCGTGTGGGTGCTGATGACGCTGGCCTCCCAGCCCGGCCCGCTGCGCTACACCAAGCTCAAGGAGCACCTGCCGTGGCTCGGCGACGGCCAGCTCCACCCGCGGCTGCGGGCGCTCTCGGATGCCGGGCTCGTCGAGCGCACCGCCCAGACCCGACTGCACGTCACCTACGGCCTGACCGCACGCGGACGGGAGCTGATGCCGTCGCTGACCGCCCTGGCGGGCTGGGGCGACGGACACCTGGAGAAGAACCTCGTCCTCAACCCCGTCACCGGGAGGACGGAGCCGGAGCGGATACCGGCTGCGCAGAACGCCGAGGACACCCTCGCCGTGATCGGTCACCGGCACGCCACCGTGCTGCTGTGGACCCTCAAGGCCCGCGGGACCTCGACCATGGCCGCGCTCTCGGCCGAGGCGATGCCCGACCACAGCCCCAGCGCGATCTACCCGCCGATCCGTCGGCTCATCGACGACGGCCTGGTCGCCGTCACCCGCGATGACGCCGCCTCGCTGCAGCTGACCGCCCCGGGCCAGGCCCTCGCCCCGATCTACCTGGCTCTTTCGACCTGGGCCACCGCCCGCCCGCTTCCCGAGGCCCAGGCACACCCCGTCTGGGGCGCACCCCGTATCCCGGCCGCCACCCGTTCCGGGCAGTGGGCCGCCCACCAGGCCCGCAAGACCAGCCCGGCCGTGGCCGTAGCCCAGCCGCCGGCCCCGGCCCCGGCCACCGGGTGGCGGCCCGTGGATCTGTTCTCCGCACCGACCAGCGGACCGAGCCGGTGA
- a CDS encoding MSCRAMM family protein, which yields MRLRPAHPAHLAVAVAALAAGTLLPATAMAAPEASVVLGPGYTIPDSEGHAASSHIGAYGPPGPAVHGDTETYCADPERKGPADAGGYGDPQPVPSWTSSVTGKPVTKDNLAQAAYVIGKYGQTRDNAQAAAVDAVVYEYLAGGTYALDGDRGKQRLAYPVVSPTARTLALGYVAEGKKLACPYTLQITPSVKTTTTGTKVTVAVKVTTTAGTPVPKVAVTLSESGSGTASGKVTTNDNGTGAWEFTAEKPGTASVTAMAEGLPAIGLQVLTPKNPAAQRMLLAGGTTSVKDSAAITVGEATGGVTIRKKDPEGTRLVGAAFQLLDSDGKQIAAGKTNEQGNLVFDKLPADTYRLRETSSGSPVHDLIAEQTITITAGRTAQANPLDLVDPFKKARLSVKKTDKNTGKTLPGAVIAIRADETDKTGKHTPGKVITSVTTGTDGTATVPLDVTLKAGTRYWAGETKAPEGYQLDPSPVAFTARPGADVTVTLADEPTATTPPSPSTPPATPPATTPPTTPPGSLAHTGADATAWLAGGATALLAAGGGLYLINRRRRRTGDASS from the coding sequence ATGCGCCTTCGCCCCGCCCACCCCGCCCACCTGGCCGTCGCCGTCGCCGCCCTCGCGGCAGGCACCCTGCTGCCCGCGACGGCCATGGCCGCCCCGGAAGCCTCCGTGGTGCTGGGCCCCGGCTACACCATCCCCGACTCCGAGGGACACGCCGCCTCCAGCCACATCGGTGCCTACGGCCCGCCCGGACCGGCCGTCCACGGCGACACCGAGACCTACTGCGCCGACCCTGAACGCAAGGGCCCGGCCGACGCCGGAGGTTACGGCGACCCGCAGCCGGTCCCGTCCTGGACGTCGTCGGTGACCGGGAAGCCCGTCACCAAGGACAACCTGGCACAGGCCGCCTATGTGATCGGCAAGTACGGGCAGACCCGCGACAACGCACAGGCCGCCGCGGTCGACGCCGTGGTGTACGAGTACCTGGCCGGCGGCACCTACGCCCTCGACGGCGACCGCGGCAAGCAGCGCCTGGCGTACCCGGTCGTCTCCCCGACCGCCCGCACCCTCGCCCTGGGCTACGTCGCCGAGGGCAAGAAGCTCGCGTGCCCCTACACCCTCCAGATCACGCCGTCGGTGAAGACCACCACCACCGGGACGAAGGTCACCGTCGCGGTGAAGGTCACCACCACCGCCGGCACGCCGGTCCCGAAGGTTGCCGTCACGCTCTCCGAGTCGGGCTCCGGCACCGCCTCCGGCAAGGTCACCACCAACGACAACGGCACGGGCGCCTGGGAGTTCACCGCCGAGAAGCCCGGGACCGCCAGCGTCACCGCGATGGCCGAGGGGCTGCCCGCCATCGGGCTGCAGGTCCTCACGCCCAAGAACCCGGCCGCCCAGCGGATGCTGCTCGCCGGGGGCACCACCAGCGTCAAGGACTCCGCCGCCATCACCGTCGGCGAGGCCACCGGCGGCGTGACGATCCGCAAGAAGGACCCCGAAGGCACCCGCCTGGTCGGCGCCGCGTTCCAGCTCCTGGACTCCGACGGCAAGCAGATCGCCGCAGGCAAGACGAACGAACAGGGCAACCTCGTCTTCGACAAGCTCCCCGCCGACACCTACCGGCTGCGCGAGACCTCCTCCGGCAGCCCCGTCCACGACCTGATCGCCGAGCAGACCATCACGATCACCGCCGGACGCACCGCCCAGGCCAACCCCCTCGACCTCGTCGACCCCTTCAAGAAGGCCCGACTGTCGGTGAAGAAGACCGACAAGAACACCGGCAAGACCCTGCCGGGCGCCGTCATCGCCATCCGCGCCGATGAGACGGACAAGACCGGCAAGCACACCCCTGGCAAGGTGATCACCAGCGTCACCACCGGGACCGACGGCACCGCGACCGTCCCCCTCGACGTCACCCTCAAGGCGGGCACCCGCTACTGGGCCGGCGAGACCAAGGCCCCCGAGGGCTACCAACTCGACCCCTCACCGGTCGCGTTCACCGCCCGACCCGGAGCGGACGTCACCGTCACCCTCGCCGACGAGCCCACCGCGACCACGCCGCCGAGCCCGAGCACCCCGCCCGCGACACCCCCGGCCACCACCCCGCCGACGACGCCGCCCGGATCCCTCGCTCACACCGGCGCCGACGCCACCGCCTGGCTGGCCGGCGGAGCCACCGCCCTGCTCGCAGCAGGCGGCGGCCTCTACCTGATCAACCGCCGCCGCCGCCGTACGGGCGACGCCTCCAGCTGA
- a CDS encoding MFS transporter, which translates to MTARLTATAPPATYGSVLGSRYVARLLGGTLIGRLPNGMVPVSLVLWITAGGGTLAFGGLLAALYGLASGLSQPVKGQLMDRYGQTRISIPAAVLNSSCLLALPWVGADGQQVVVTAVVGFAGLITPPLEAGLRALWPTVLPDARRRRVVQALDSGSQGLLYVVGPLLASWLATTHGPDTALLVTATLGLTGSAIVLTAGPSRTWRPTTEGGAGTGRLMSSGLVMLFAGLAGTGFTLGAMNVWAADMAAVQEQPMLSGFLPAVFSTGSFLGGLVYARRTWPGTTTTQLLCTSVLFLLGWLPLLADPGPRAAVGLVGIPGLFLTLIITNGFHTVDALAPASRTTEAYAWLILSVGTGQAAGTALAGALSTSPQILVALPAAGAATALTVLTAAHPKLGPGRRLGRHRRPRHSHPRHSVSTLR; encoded by the coding sequence TTGACCGCTCGCTTGACCGCCACCGCCCCGCCGGCCACGTACGGATCCGTCCTTGGTAGCCGGTACGTTGCCCGCCTGCTCGGTGGCACCCTGATCGGGCGCCTGCCCAACGGCATGGTCCCGGTGAGCCTCGTCCTGTGGATCACTGCGGGCGGCGGGACGCTGGCGTTCGGCGGACTCCTCGCCGCGCTCTACGGCCTGGCCTCGGGCCTCTCTCAGCCGGTCAAGGGCCAGCTGATGGACAGGTACGGGCAGACCCGGATCTCCATCCCGGCCGCCGTGCTCAACTCCTCCTGCTTGCTGGCGCTCCCGTGGGTCGGTGCCGACGGACAACAGGTGGTGGTGACCGCAGTCGTGGGGTTCGCCGGGCTGATCACCCCGCCCCTGGAGGCCGGACTGCGGGCTTTGTGGCCGACGGTCCTGCCGGATGCGAGGCGGCGGCGCGTCGTGCAGGCCCTCGATAGCGGCTCGCAGGGACTCCTCTACGTAGTGGGCCCACTGCTTGCCTCGTGGCTGGCGACCACGCACGGCCCCGATACCGCTCTTCTGGTGACTGCGACACTCGGCCTGACGGGCTCGGCGATCGTCCTGACCGCCGGTCCGTCGAGGACATGGCGGCCGACCACAGAGGGCGGCGCGGGTACCGGACGGCTGATGAGCAGCGGGCTGGTCATGCTGTTCGCCGGCCTGGCGGGGACCGGGTTCACGCTCGGCGCGATGAACGTCTGGGCCGCCGATATGGCCGCCGTACAGGAGCAGCCGATGCTGTCTGGGTTCCTTCCCGCCGTGTTCTCCACCGGCAGCTTCCTGGGCGGCCTGGTCTACGCCCGCAGGACCTGGCCCGGCACCACGACCACGCAACTGCTCTGCACCAGCGTCCTGTTCCTCCTCGGCTGGCTTCCCCTGCTGGCCGACCCAGGCCCCCGAGCGGCCGTCGGCCTCGTGGGGATACCGGGCCTCTTCCTCACCTTGATCATCACCAATGGCTTCCACACGGTGGACGCCCTCGCCCCGGCCTCCCGCACGACCGAGGCGTACGCCTGGCTGATCCTCTCGGTCGGCACCGGGCAGGCCGCCGGCACCGCGCTCGCCGGAGCTCTCTCCACCAGCCCGCAGATCCTCGTTGCCCTGCCCGCCGCCGGCGCAGCAACTGCGCTGACCGTCCTGACCGCCGCCCACCCCAAACTCGGCCCCGGCCGACGCCTGGGCCGCCACCGCCGCCCACGCCACAGCCACCCGCGCCACTCGGTCTCGACGCTCCGCTAG
- a CDS encoding DUF317 domain-containing protein, whose product MPSSAPQSAATVDGDVYVTPRYLAGSPGYGDAGFAPVKHWPHHHLDEGPHQLVVTSPDHRIRIGWAGDDYDLWTISAAPDAVSGPQWTAIANQNTPPELVAALTTALARDWADGQDRFLAAPSAYWADSVAPLVAAGWQRTGAEVGIVELAAPDSNAGVYINRSRRDLPDGTELWAGPPGWGTRAEITFSPGTPSHLIAATAEAFTDTTPVARWQQGLDRQLAALAQLMPVVPPRPPVPTPRDLRPRIGVHPPAAVGSVPRWSTATTPSAALPARGAVRR is encoded by the coding sequence TTGCCTTCATCCGCCCCCCAGTCCGCCGCCACCGTGGACGGCGACGTCTACGTCACCCCCCGCTACCTCGCCGGATCGCCCGGCTACGGCGATGCCGGCTTCGCCCCCGTCAAGCATTGGCCCCACCATCACCTCGACGAGGGCCCGCACCAACTCGTCGTAACCAGCCCGGACCACCGCATCCGGATCGGTTGGGCCGGAGACGACTACGACCTGTGGACGATCAGCGCCGCGCCCGACGCGGTCTCCGGACCCCAGTGGACCGCGATCGCCAACCAGAACACCCCGCCCGAGCTCGTCGCCGCCCTCACCACCGCCCTCGCCCGGGACTGGGCCGACGGCCAGGACCGCTTCCTTGCGGCCCCGTCGGCGTACTGGGCCGACAGCGTGGCACCGCTGGTCGCAGCCGGCTGGCAGCGCACGGGCGCCGAGGTCGGCATCGTGGAGCTGGCCGCTCCCGACAGCAACGCGGGTGTCTACATCAACCGCTCCCGCCGCGACCTGCCGGACGGGACGGAACTGTGGGCGGGCCCTCCGGGCTGGGGCACCCGCGCGGAGATCACGTTCAGCCCCGGTACGCCCTCTCACCTCATCGCGGCCACCGCGGAGGCGTTCACGGACACAACTCCCGTGGCCCGCTGGCAGCAGGGCCTCGACCGTCAGCTCGCCGCCCTCGCGCAGCTCATGCCCGTCGTACCGCCCCGCCCTCCGGTGCCGACTCCCCGCGATCTCCGCCCCCGCATCGGGGTCCACCCGCCCGCTGCGGTCGGCAGCGTGCCGCGCTGGAGCACCGCCACCACCCCCTCCGCTGCCCTTCCCGCCCGCGGCGCTGTACGCCGCTGA